The Hyalangium ruber genome has a window encoding:
- the traC gene encoding outer membrane exchange accessory lipoprotein TraC, giving the protein MFTPVRHRSAGTAPSRRPLALLAVCALLAVSGCTAFGRAVKEGDQLTAEHKWAEAEAAYLRALAADPESSEVTVKLREVRRNWSADVYQEAERAHGAGDLPGAQKLLVRALELDGENAPARALLTQTLDARVEAAQKALKEDRLQDARAEFDAVLSVAPDHVAARKGVDAVQVAWAKRWFKTAQQLEETGKLGNALLAYVRADQERVGATAARERAEAVRQKLRDEVAFLVVATPVEDRAQSPDVAQRLGAGRLASMLPKEVPIRVVTEAPESKVGVKLDLALERVMPLKAVEPFQKTQRYLAGNRSVPNPKRQQYEKQLLQTERTLEEVERKQDGALREYLRRQAELTTVRQAAERCREREKKTCVELIKDCGEAVQELSQSQVGQVPEECNPAGCAASQCGQEEGLLAQNFAAAQQLQKQVEAALEQAELQRREVQRNRDLVFREPLTVDEPMYSDFVYDVEKHRLTVKATVTSVLRDLLSPQAAPAPVTQDYDVSHEDTSNKGYDRYGVLADPVQLRNELELRVEVGDKAMADLAGRVRERFDAYRQKRVEDARRGMVRPGAEDVVETSVRVLLLTADAPPADILLPVTQARGLQRPEALFGK; this is encoded by the coding sequence GTGTTCACGCCCGTCCGACACCGTTCCGCTGGTACTGCTCCCTCCCGCCGCCCCCTCGCGCTGCTGGCCGTGTGTGCCCTGCTGGCCGTGAGCGGCTGTACCGCCTTTGGTCGCGCCGTGAAGGAGGGCGACCAGCTCACCGCCGAGCACAAGTGGGCCGAGGCCGAGGCCGCCTACCTGCGCGCCCTCGCCGCGGACCCGGAGTCCTCCGAAGTCACGGTGAAGCTGCGCGAGGTGCGCCGCAACTGGAGCGCCGATGTGTACCAGGAGGCCGAGCGCGCCCATGGTGCCGGAGACCTGCCGGGTGCCCAGAAGCTGCTCGTTCGCGCGCTGGAACTGGACGGGGAAAACGCACCGGCCCGCGCGCTGCTAACGCAGACCCTGGATGCGCGGGTGGAGGCGGCCCAGAAGGCACTCAAGGAGGATCGGCTGCAGGACGCGCGCGCCGAGTTCGACGCGGTGCTGTCCGTGGCTCCCGACCATGTGGCCGCTCGCAAGGGCGTGGACGCGGTCCAGGTGGCGTGGGCCAAGCGCTGGTTCAAGACGGCGCAGCAGCTCGAGGAGACAGGCAAGCTGGGCAACGCGCTGCTGGCGTATGTGCGCGCGGACCAGGAGCGGGTCGGCGCCACCGCGGCCCGGGAGCGCGCCGAGGCGGTGCGGCAGAAGCTGCGCGACGAGGTGGCCTTCCTGGTGGTGGCCACCCCCGTGGAGGACAGGGCTCAGTCTCCCGACGTGGCGCAGCGCCTGGGCGCCGGACGGCTGGCCTCCATGCTCCCCAAGGAGGTGCCCATCCGCGTGGTGACGGAGGCGCCCGAGTCCAAGGTCGGTGTGAAGCTGGACCTGGCCCTGGAGCGCGTCATGCCGCTCAAGGCGGTGGAGCCCTTTCAGAAGACCCAGCGCTACCTCGCGGGCAACCGCAGCGTGCCCAACCCCAAGCGCCAGCAGTACGAGAAGCAGCTGCTCCAGACCGAGCGCACCCTGGAGGAGGTGGAGCGCAAGCAGGACGGCGCGCTGCGCGAGTACCTGCGTCGCCAGGCAGAGCTGACCACGGTGCGTCAGGCCGCCGAGCGCTGCCGCGAGCGGGAGAAGAAGACGTGCGTGGAGCTCATCAAGGACTGTGGCGAGGCTGTCCAGGAGCTGTCCCAGTCCCAGGTCGGGCAGGTGCCCGAGGAGTGCAACCCGGCCGGGTGCGCCGCCAGCCAGTGCGGCCAGGAGGAGGGGCTGCTGGCGCAGAACTTCGCCGCGGCGCAGCAGCTGCAGAAGCAGGTGGAGGCGGCGCTGGAGCAGGCGGAGCTGCAGCGGCGCGAGGTGCAGCGCAACCGGGACCTGGTCTTCCGCGAGCCGCTCACCGTGGACGAGCCGATGTACTCGGACTTCGTCTACGACGTGGAGAAGCACCGGCTGACGGTGAAGGCCACCGTCACCTCGGTGCTCCGCGACCTGCTCTCGCCCCAGGCCGCGCCGGCCCCCGTTACCCAGGACTATGACGTGTCGCACGAGGACACGAGCAACAAGGGCTATGACCGCTACGGCGTGCTGGCAGACCCCGTGCAGCTTCGCAACGAGCTGGAGCTGCGCGTGGAGGTGGGCGACAAGGCCATGGCGGACCTGGCCGGCCGGGTGCGCGAGCGCTTCGACGCGTACCGCCAGAAGCGGGTGGAGGATGCGCGGCGCGGCATGGTGCGGCCCGGCGCCGAGGACGTGGTGGAGACCTCGGTGCGGGTGTTGCTGCTCACCGCGGATGCGCCCCCCGCGGACATCCTCCTGCCGGTCACCCAGGCCCGTGGCCTGCAGCGCCCCGAGGCCCTCTTCGGCAAGTGA
- a CDS encoding response regulator — protein sequence MSLSRPVVVLAEDDGDLRETVTELLEHAGYRVVACPNGFAALRAFFNEPRVDVLVLDWVLPDIEGRDLIRLLHAQRELAELPIVLTTGLSFELPSFEGAVCLLRKPFSRQELLRILHALTHHKTDLAPATSCCQVA from the coding sequence ATGTCGCTGTCGCGCCCTGTCGTCGTCCTGGCTGAAGATGATGGCGACCTGCGCGAGACGGTGACGGAGTTGCTGGAGCATGCGGGCTACCGGGTGGTGGCGTGTCCCAATGGCTTCGCCGCACTCCGCGCCTTCTTCAACGAGCCCCGGGTGGACGTGCTGGTGCTGGACTGGGTGCTCCCCGATATCGAGGGGCGGGACCTGATCCGGCTGCTTCACGCGCAACGTGAGCTGGCGGAGTTGCCCATCGTGTTGACCACGGGCCTCAGCTTCGAGCTGCCGAGCTTCGAAGGCGCCGTGTGCCTGCTGCGCAAGCCGTTCTCGCGCCAGGAGCTGCTGCGCATCCTGCACGCCCTGACCCACCACAAGACGGACCTTGCCCCCGCGACGAGCTGCTGCCAGGTGGCGTGA